The Aspergillus chevalieri M1 DNA, chromosome 5, nearly complete sequence genome includes a region encoding these proteins:
- a CDS encoding putative amino acid transporter (COG:E;~EggNog:ENOG410PJ8V;~InterPro:IPR013057;~PFAM:PF01490;~TransMembrane:11 (i63-83o89-112i133-152o164-187i194-215o245-266i278-300o320-344i364-387o393-414i426-448o)) translates to MGSSEDISDNSTHKAMEPFGEKQGEVNPPPVYDGDMVGEISEREQHIYEHGVQKFNRLGWKRLTIVLIVEAIALGSLSIPSTFATLGMVAGVICTVGIGLVAIYTSYVVGQVKLKFPLVANYADAGKLMMGRFGYELVTVMLVLQLLFLTGSHTLTGTIAFQNITQSGVCSVVFAVVSAIILLLVAVPPSFAEVAILGYVDFVSIIAAIGITIIATGVESTNAPGGLAGVDWSAWPKPDTTFSDAFVALTNIIFAYSFAMCQFSFMDEMHTPKDYVKSIWALGIVEIVIYTVTGALVYAFVGSGVQSPALLSAGSLVSRIAFGVALPVIFISGSINTVVLGRLVHGRIYKNSPIRFINSPMGWITWLIVITIATIIAFVIAEVIPFFDDLLSISSSLFISGFTFYFPALMWFILIREGKWTEPRNLLLAAVNICVLLIGLVTLVAGTYSSVTDIMNNYKAGTVRGVFTCAKPE, encoded by the exons ATGGGCTCCTCCGAAGACATTTCCGACAACTCCACGCACAAGGCCATGGAGCCTTTCGGCGAGAAGCAAGGCGAGGTGAACCCGCCGCCCGTCTACGATGGTGATATGGTCGGCGAGATCAGTGAGCGCGAACAACACATCTACGAGCATGGTGTCCAGAAGTTCAACCGTCTGGGCTGGAAGCGTCTCACCATTGTCCTCATCGTCGAGGCTATTGCCCTCGGAAGTTTGTCGATTCCTTCTACTTTCGCGACCTTGGGTATGGTCGCCGGCGTTATCTGTACCGTGGGCATCGGTTTGGTTGCCATTTACACCAGTTATGTGGTCGGCCAGGTGAAGCTGAAGTTTCCCTTGGTTGCCAACTATGCCGACGCCGGAAAGCTCATGATGGGTCGTTTTGGTTATGAGCTTGTCACTGTCATGTTGGTTCTGCAGCTGCTGTTCCTCACGGGCTCCCACACTCTCACCGGTACCATTGCTTTCCAGAACATCACTCAGAGTGGTGTCTGCTCCGTCGTCTTCGCCGTGGTTTCCGCCATTATTCTGCTGTTGGTCGCCGTTCCCCCCAGTTTTGCCGAGGTCGCTATTCTCGGATATGTCGACTTTGTCTCCATTATCGCCGCCATTGGTATTACCATCATTGCGACCGGTGTCGAGTCCACCAACGCCCCCGGTGGGCTGGCGGGTGTTGACTGGTCTGCTTGGCCCAAGCCGGACACCACTTTCTCCGATGCCTTCGTCGCCTTGACCAACATCATTTTCGCCTACAGTTTCGCCATGTGCCAGTTCTCCTTCATGGACGAGATGCACACTCCCAAGGACTACGTCAAGTCTATCTGGGCGTTGGGTATTGTGGAAATCGTCATCTACACTGTGACCGGTGCCTTGGTCTACGCCTTTGTCGGTTCCGGCGTCCAGAGCCCCGCGTTGCTCTCTGCAGGGAGCCTGGTCAGCCGTATCGCGTTCGGTGTCGCCCTCCCTGTCATCTTCATCAGTGGTTCCATCAACACTGTCGTCTTGGGCCGCCTGGTCCACGGTCGCATCTACAAGAACTCGCCCATCCGATTCATCAACagcccgatgggctggatcACCTGGTTGATTGTCATCACCATCGCGACCATCATCGCGTTTGTCATCGCCGAAGTCATCCCCTTCTTCGACGACCTTCTGTCCATCTCCTCGTCCCTCTTCATCTCCGGCTTCACCTTCTACTTCCCCGCCCTGATGTGGTTCATTCTCATCAGGGAAGGCAAGTGGACCGAACCCCGCAACCTGCTTTTGGCAGCGGTCAACATCTGTGTGCTCTTGATCGGTCTTGTGACACTGGTGGCTGGTACCTACTCCAGTGTGACTGATATC ATGAACAACTACAAGGCCGGAACAGTCCGGGGTGTTTTCACCTGTGCCAAACCGGAATAA
- a CDS encoding uncharacterized protein (COG:S;~EggNog:ENOG410PQHH), whose protein sequence is MASEKSQNPFEILGSHSNIVAGPSNISPANVEPPPYTTTATESGPETTPRTPPQPNTQTKPIAIPAIEPSFDSPFLRAYAPILTDYKLPHESFLSFLDHLNKLITSNPPLQVLDAAGGILQSVPLLFPLHWLGSAVSGLANLGRHGVSKSRTDSYIHQANQEIFGPRGLKVEIVKLDALAYIANIPILDSKGKVNRQMPVLQCLLDETGARTAPAVDGHGSKQGGVDMQQQQIRILQPWIAELELHILPWTSKSKLTRFNAALKKRNDPGQMESGSGQRSEMNDEETKLQKCFWLVIRPDV, encoded by the coding sequence ATGGCCAGCGAAAAGTCACAAAACCCATTTGAAATCTTGGGCAGTCATTCCAACATTGTCGCTGGGCCATCAAATATCAGCCCAGCCAACGTCGAACCCCCACCGTACACTACTACAGCAACTGAATCAGGCCCCGAAACAACTCCGAGAACGCCACCCCAGCCAAACACTCAAACCAAACCAATAGCAATTCCCGCAATAGAGCCATCATTCGACTCCCCCTTCCTCCGCGCCTACGCCCCCATACTGACAGATTACAAACTCCCCCACGAATCCTTCCTCAGCTTCCTCGACCACCTCAATAAACTTATAACCAGCAACCCACCCCTCCAAGTTCTCGATGCAGCAGGTGGCATCCTGCAATCAGTCCCACTCCTATTCCCCCTCCACTGGCTCGGCTCCGCAGTAAGCGGTCTCGCGAATCTAGGAAGGCATGGCGTCTCGAAATCCAGGACAGACTCGTACATTCATCAAGCGAATCAGGAGATCTTCGGACCGAGGGGGTTGAAAGTTGAAATTGTGAAACTTGATGCGTTGGCGTATATTGCCAACATACCGATTCTGGATTCGAAGGGAAAGGTTAATCGGCAGATGCCTGTTTTGCAGTGCCTTTTGGATGAGACGGGTGCGAGGACTGCCCCTGCCGTTGATGGACATGGATCTAAGCAGGGTGGAGTTGATatgcagcaacagcagattAGGATCTTGCAGCCGTGGATTGCTGAGCTTGAGCTCCATATTTTGCCGTGGACGTCCAAGTCCAAATTGACCCGATTCAATGCGGCATTGAAAAAGAGAAACGACCCGGGTCAAATGGAGTCTGGGAGTGGTCAAAGAAGCGagatgaatgatgaagaaacTAAGCTCCAGAAATGCTTCTGGCTTGTTATACGACCCGATGTATAG
- a CDS encoding uncharacterized protein (COG:S;~EggNog:ENOG410PNAT) has translation MFRTIFRGGLSASGGALAVTTGTYLYTTWDVQAVPVSNSLDPIFQNKHYRQCNPNDNPTVHDLHVLKVPFSQIDPALLENKEKLLERYSGGVWGGVGFMLQRNFRKCFTPITTTDDHLWSKPDLLASPYNPGTTITDEFLVLQKSADTILVRGGDKVTNQGLRPLDAFIELTASVKPDKEVVEFGFKSVFFQGLGAAKGLPMPGFIVWLHEVYAKALLGSGVRYVLR, from the exons ATGTTCAGAACCATCTTCCGTGGAGGCCTGTCCGCCAGCGGCGGTGCCCTGGCCGTAACAACGGGGACATATCTCTACACTACATGGGATGTCCAGGCGGTTCCGGTATCGAATTCGCTAGACCCGATCTTCCAGAACAAGCATTACAGACAATGCAACCCAAACGATAACCCTACCGTGCATGATTTGCATGTTCTGAAAGTCCCGTTTTCGCAGATCGATCCGGCCTTGTTAGAGAATAAAGAGAAATTACTTGAACGGTATTCTGGTGGCGTGTGGGGAGGTGTTG GCTTCATGCTCCAACGCAACTTCCGAAAATGCTTTACccccatcaccaccacagaTGACCATCTCTGGTCCAAACCAGACCTCCTCGCGTCACCCTACAACCCGGGAACCACAATAACCGACGAATTCCTCGTCCTGCAAAAATCCGCCGATACTATTCTCGTCCGTGGCGGCGATAAAGTCACCAACCAAGGCCTACGGCCACTGGACGCATTTATCGAATTGACTGCCAGTGTGAAGCCAGACAAGGAAGTGGTCGAGTTCGGATTCAAGTCGGTGTTTTTCCAGGGGCTTGGCGCGGCGAAGGGACTGCCTATGCCGGGGTTTATTGTTTGGTTGCATGAAGTGTATGCGAAGGCGCTGTTGGGGTCTGGGGTGCGGTATGTTTTGAGGTGA
- a CDS encoding uncharacterized protein (COG:Q;~EggNog:ENOG410PNVS;~InterPro:IPR036291,IPR002347;~PFAM:PF08659,PF00106,PF13561;~go_process: GO:0055114 - oxidation-reduction process [Evidence IEA]), producing the protein MPNILITGSARGLGLEMVKRRIVAQSNGRVVFIPLEVTDEASVSQSVKETQSILGQSSLDILVNCAGVMSASDGKVAEMDNLEWHMSVNVTGVHNVIRAYLPLMQSGQVKKVINISSALGSITRAPQMTFATAPAYKISKAALNALTVQYALSYQDEGFTFIALCPGWVQTDMGSEKAHLTVDQGVRGIMEVINSVEQKDNGTFKNTYQPGWDIYDGKGIPF; encoded by the exons ATGCCAAACATTCTAATTACCGGAAGCGCCCGCGGCCTCGGCCTCGAGATGGTCAAGCG AAGGATCGTCGCGCAATCTAATGGCCGTGTTGTGTTCATTCCTCTCGAGGTCACTGATGAAGCGAGCGTCTCCCAGTCTGTGAAGGAGACCCAGTCGATTCTGGGCCAGTCGAGTTTGGACATTCTTGTCAACTGTGCGGGAGTTATGTCGGCCTCGGATGGCAAGGTGGCGGAGAT GGATAACCTGGAATGGCATATGTCTGTGAACGTGACAGGCGTGCACAATGTCATCCGCGCATACCTTCCTCTGATGCAGAGCGGACAGGTAAAGAAGGTTATCAACAT CTCGAGTGCACTCGGATCCATTACGAGAGCCCCGCAGATGACCTTTGCCACTGCCCCAGCCTATAAAATCAGCAAAGCGGCTCTCAACGCGCTGACAGTGCAATACGCCCTATCCTACCAGGATGAGGGCTTTACTTTCATCGCACTGTGCCCTGGC TGGGTTCAAACCGACATGGGCAGCGAAAAAGCCCATCTCACGGTCGATCAAGGAGTTAGGGGTATAATGGAGGTTATCAACTCCGTCGAGCAGAAAGACAACGGCACGTTCAAGAACACCTATCAACCTGGATGGGACATTTACGACGGCAAGGGAATTCCATTTTAG
- a CDS encoding uncharacterized protein (COG:S;~EggNog:ENOG410PYFH;~InterPro:IPR039327;~TransMembrane:1 (i138-156o);~go_process: GO:0006355 - regulation of transcription, DNA-templated [Evidence IEA]) — protein sequence MSGLEAIGIAASIIQVAELGTKLAVKLCTFYHQVKESNEAIQSLSSDVSLTCSVLHQLGDSLEQDAETQLYSAKAFITAQEVLGECRKVFDKIDHAVEEQKRDNTKNRVARVTRKFGRALMERDLDVMRTNLERLKSTVLLMLNVIIYAGQIRWYVSPSIALILTNRYSKSESPLLKEQRELINILVAEKKANEDKYANLQKALQSSQVNNHFQALSPSISRDSASTTSTAYDPSTELQEYYTLFRDLLDRVDACKYTFEPSRHRRIRNGIMDLNLAEESLFQSANRQKPSQLAREDPISEWHPMHTSAQTKKKRKAQPPLAYFGSDDCSPAACYSPRSSFEPDLSVIKHPAAGVIREPKASQQPFQWLNPNAPSLMYEDSGHITERIYGDHDGEPLLYQPGSWGGSGGASHSVDNVSDVVEDVILEWTTIDRGELHG from the coding sequence ATGTCTGGTCTCGAAGCTATCGGCATCGCAGCGAGCATTATTCAAGTCGCTGAACTTGGTACCAAGCTTGCGGTTAAGCTCTGTACTTTCTACCATCAGGTCAAGGAATCGAATGAGGCCATTCAGAGTCTGTCGAGCGATGTCTCGCTGACATGCAGTGTTCTGCATCAGCTGGGAGATAGTCTCGAGCAGGACGCAGAAACCCAGTTATACTCGGCCAAGGCATTCATTACTGCACAGGAGGTCCTCGGGGAGTGTAGGAAGGTGTTTGATAAGATCGACCATGCGGTTGAGGAGCAGAAGCGCGATAATACGAAGAATCGAGTTGCGCGGGTGACGAGGAAGTTTGGGCGCGCGCTTATGGAGAGGGATCTGGATGTGATGAGGACCAATTTGGAGAGGTTGAAGAGCACGgttttgttgatgttgaATGTTATTATTTATGCCGGGCAGATTCGGTGGTATGTCTCACCTAGCATAGCGTTGATATTGACTAACAGATACAGCAAATCCGAATCCCCTCTCTTGAAGGAACAACGAGAACTCATCAATATCCTCGTGGCAGAGAAAAAGGCCAATGAGGACAAATACGCCAACCTCCAAAAAGCTTTACAGTCGTCCCAAGTGAACAATCACTTTCAGGCGTTGTCTCCATCCATCAGCAGGGATAGCGCGAGTACCACGAGCACAGCATACGACCCATCAACAGAACTACAAGAGTATTACACCCTCTTCCGAGACCTTCTCGACCGAGTCGATGCCTGCAAATATACCTTCGAACCAAGCCGACACCGACGTATCCGCAACGGCATCATGGATCTGAATTTGGCCGAGGAATCACTATTCCAGTCCGCCAATAGACAGAAACCTTCACAGCTGGCCCGTGAAGATCCGATATCCGAGTGGCATCCTATGCATACTTCTGCGCAGACCAAGAAGAAGCGAAAAGCACAACCGCCGCTTGCATATTTTGGCAGTGACGACTGTTCACCCGCAGCTTGCTATAGCCCGCGCTCCTCCTTCGAGCCCGATCTCAGCGTTATCAAACATCCTGCTGCAGGCGTAATCCGTGAACCAAAAGCATCACAACAACCATTCCAGTGGCTAAATCCGAATGCGCCCTCGCTTATGTATGAGGATTCGGGTCACATTACAGAGCGTATATATGGAGATCATGATGGTGAGCCTTTGCTTTATCAACCTGGGAGTTGGGGAGGCTCTGGAGGCGCGAGTCACTCTGTGGACAATGTCTCTGATGTTGTGGAAGACGTGATTCTTGAGTGGACGACTATAGACAGAGGTGAATTACATGGTTAG
- a CDS encoding uncharacterized protein (COG:S;~EggNog:ENOG410PXG6;~InterPro:IPR014710,IPR011051,IPR025979;~PFAM:PF12973) has protein sequence MVNPNSCTHDAGYTINTNSLPWLPLAPKVTIKIIKLVPSTGEYSIMVHAEPGGILPRHRHLENAEIYILKGSGAHPQTGEFVQGDYVSEAKGATHDAVVFGDEVELLMVSRGASVFLGEDGEELYTMDVNWLRNFREGFR, from the coding sequence ATGGTCAACCCAAATTCCTGTACACACGACGCCGGCTACACAATCAACACCAATTCCCTACCATGGCTTCCTCTCGCCCCCAAAGTCACCATCAAAATAATCAAACTCGTCCCCTCAACCGGCGAGTACAGCATAATGGTTCACGCCGAGCCCGGCGGAATTCTCCCCCGCCATCGCCATCTTGAAAACGCCGAAATCTACATCCTCAAGGGTAGCGGTGCACATCCACAGACCGGGGAGTTCGTGCAAGGGGATTATGTGTCTGAGGCGAAGGGGGCGACGCATGATGCTGTAGTGTTCGGGGATGAGGTGGAGTTATTGATGGTTAGTAGAGGGGCTTCGGTCTTTTTAGGAGAGGACGGAGAGGAGTTGTACACTATGGATGTGAACTGGTTACGGAATTTCAGGGAGGGTTTTAGGTGA
- a CDS encoding uncharacterized protein (COG:G;~EggNog:ENOG410Q2RQ;~InterPro:IPR005829,IPR005828,IPR003663,IPR036259, IPR020846;~PFAM:PF00083,PF07690;~SECRETED:SignalP(1-19);~TransMembrane:9 (n5-13c19/20o29-46i58-81o93-112i180-202o222-240i247-268o280-300i320-341o353-371i);~go_component: GO:0016020 - membrane [Evidence IEA];~go_component: GO:0016021 - integral component of membrane [Evidence IEA];~go_function: GO:0022857 - transmembrane transporter activity [Evidence IEA];~go_process: GO:0055085 - transmembrane transport [Evidence IEA]): MGFDLIFLIGAAVQTAANGSLSYIYGGRVIAGFGIGGMSAITPVFVSENCPPKIRGRIAGLFQEFLVIGVTVAYWLCYGVGENIAPTTKQWRIPIAFQLVPGGLMLIGMFFLTESPRWLTKENRYEEALEALAYMRSKPANDPDVQAEFSEIKTAVEHEVEETQGLTWRETLQPGNRLRFINCFVMMFWQQFSGTNSIGYYAPQLFQTVGVRGGNTSLFTTGIYGVVKVVATGIFLIIGIDKIGRRWSLIVGGWWMSAIMFVLGAVLVSKPPDPESTSGISSASLAMVVMIYLYVIGFSASWGPIPWVYVSEIFPTRLRAYGVGLGSATQWLFNFVITYITPAAVANIGWRTFIMFGIFCFVMGVWVFLFIRETKGRSLEEMDVLFKRTFAFGHLRDIEHRPDTKLDEAKGEVTEHAEDVDRR, translated from the coding sequence ATGGGCTTCGACTTGATCTTCCTCATCGGTGCCGCCGTGCAAACCGCTGCAAACGGCTCGCTCTCTTATATATACGGCGGACGTGTGATTGCAGGTTTTGGAATTGGTGGCATGTCCGCCATCACCCCTGTCTTCGTGTCTGAGAACTGTCCCCCGAAAATCCGTGGTCGTATCGCCGGTCTGTTCCAGGAGTTCCTTGTCATCGGTGTTACGGTGGCCTACTGGCTCTGTTACGGTGTCGGCGAGAACATCGCACCTACGACCAAACAATGGCGTATTCCTATTGCCTTCCAACTTGTGCCTGGTGGTCTCATGTTGATCGGAATGTTCTTTCTCACTGAATCCCCTCGTTGGCTCACAAAGGAAAACCGCTACGAAGAGGCCCTCGAAGCCCTCGCGTACATGCGCAGCAAGCCCGCCAACGACCCAGACGTCCAGGCTGAATTCTCCGAAATCAAAACAGCCGTCGAGCACGAAGTCGAAGAAACACAAGGCCTGACATGGCGCGAGACCCTCCAACCCGGCAACCGCCTGCgcttcatcaactgcttCGTCATGATGTTCTGGCAACAATTCTCAGGCACAAACAGTATCGGATACTACGCACCTCAGCTCTTCCAGACCGTGGGGGTTAGAGGCGGCAACACCAGTTTGTTCACCACGGGTATCTACGGTGTGGTCAAGGTCGTTGCAACTGGTATTTTCCTGATCATCGGTATCGACAAGATTGGTCGTCGTTGGTCACTCATCGTCGGCGGCTGGTGGATGAGCGCCATCATGTTCGTCCTGGGCGCGGTGCTGGTCAGCAAGCCCCCTGACCCGGAAAGCACGAGCGGCATTTCCTCCGCCTCGCTTGCCATGGTCGTCATGATCTATCTGTACGTCATCGGCTTCTCTGCCTCCTGGGGTCCGATTCCATGGGTGTACGTGTCTGAAATCTTCCCGACCCGTCTGCGTGCGTACGGTGTCGGCCTTGGCTCTGCTACACAATGGCTATTCAACTTCGTCATTACCTACATCACCCCCGCGGCTGTTGCCAACATTGGCTGGCGCACATTCATCATGTTTGGTATTTTCTGCTTCGTCATGGGCGTCTGGGTGTTCCTCTTCATTCGTGAGACCAAGGGCCGCTCGCTTGAGGAAATGGATGTCCTCTTCAAACGGACATTTGCATTCGGGCATCTCCGGGACATCGAGCACCGGCCTGACACGAAATTGGACGAAGCAAAGGGCGAGGTTACCGAGCATGCGGAGGATGTTGACCGCCGGTAG
- a CDS encoding Zn(II)2Cys6 transcription factor (COG:S;~EggNog:ENOG410Q1M6;~InterPro:IPR036864,IPR007219,IPR001138;~PFAM:PF00172;~TransMembrane:1 (o512-534i);~go_function: GO:0000981 - DNA-binding transcription factor activity, RNA polymerase II-specific [Evidence IEA];~go_function: GO:0003677 - DNA binding [Evidence IEA];~go_function: GO:0008270 - zinc ion binding [Evidence IEA];~go_process: GO:0006351 - transcription, DNA-templated [Evidence IEA];~go_process: GO:0006355 - regulation of transcription, DNA-templated [Evidence IEA]): MSQGYFNGDILSACDRCHSRKVKCDRQQRCANCADAGVECQRVRPGRSRKRPLPGVLTPEESILQLERPILTPSSQRGGGQESEVEVRTPARQRRGINSHDRLEKSPEGHVRSAGIDCSNHHAMRARSVIQLELVDSRHTNQKQQVVLKAALQLVNQIGGCEEKQPDENVGNETTVITAEDPATVPDAPPAELLLMLLHPNAGPQWPDHISNKTLEKMAAALMKGDFQGQVFHQYCVCIYVKAILHFYQLSRQINSSVVKEQLVRSRNTYITATLRSIQQFNILASLTLQSIQALVSSALLMQQLGDVKQCWTLNSYAAQQIVALGYDRIRNIPARSQAEEEIHSAVYWCYYLDRTVSALLVRPTALPNLNVSPTELIASMQQSAYDPLIRILLDLAQIQGHLLAFSSDLKRADSRYILDTCNMIEERMHRISQDLRTSRESLPEMLKYDWVAADFCYYAIYVEILRTRLRCTFTPLVHRECLVYARRSLEAFRFLQQHRAELGFDDPYPSFLTWTLLLYPLSPFFVVFCNIIGTLDKDDHELIYQITTGLSQFKRDSHLEKVLSLLISLERLCESLFHEDGEALPEMQRPVEALPSIQSLTNAGDTDLGQDVSGSDTGASADWLMWQLFNSEVPLGWLNPDFPIL; encoded by the exons ATGTCGCAGGGGTATTTCAATGGGGATATCTTGTCTGCC TGCGATCGATGTCATTCGAGAAAG GTCAAATGTGATAGACAACAGCGTTGCGCGAATTGCGCGGATGCCGGGGTCGAATGTCAACGGGTCCGTCCGGGAAGGTCTAGGAAACGACCATTGCCGGG CGTCTTGACTCCGGAGGAGAGTATACTTCAACTGGAGAGACCAATATTGACACCTTCGTCGCAAAG AGGTGGTGGTCAGGAGAGCGAAGTTGAAGTTAGAACGCCCGCCAGGCAGAGACGAGGTATCAATAGTCACGACCGCTTGGAAAAGTCTCCGGAAGGCCATGTCCGTTCGGCCGGAATTGATTGTTCCAACCATCATGCCATGCGCGCAAGATCTGTCATCCAGCTGGAACTGGTTGATAGCAGACACACCAATCAGAAACAGCAGGTTGTTCTCAAAGCCGCTCTCCAACTAGTGAACCAAATTGGAGGATGTGAGGAAAAGCAGCCGGACGAGAATGTCGGCAATGAGACAACAGTCATTACTGCTGAAGACCCTGCAACTGTACCGGATGCTCCTCCGGCAGAGCTACTCCTGATGCTCTTGCATCCAAATGCCGGGCCCCAGTGGCCAGACCATATATCGAACAAGACGCTTGAGAAAATGGCCGCGGCGCTCATGAAGGGCGATTTCCAGGGTCAAGTGTTCCATCAATACTGCGTCTGCATTTACGTCAAAGCGATTTTGCATTTTTATCAGCTCTCGAGACAGATAAACAGCTCCGTTGTTAAGGAGCAGCTTGTTCGGTCGAGAAATACTTACATCACAGCTACCCTCCGGAGCATTCAGCAATTCAACATTCTTGCATCGCTAACCCTGCAATCCATCCAGGCCCTGGTGTCGAGT GCCTTATTGATGCAACAACTTGGAGATGTCAAACAATGCTGGACTCTCAACTCATACGCCGCTCAGCAGATTGTTGCACTTGGTTATGATCGGATTCGCAATATACCTGCTCGCTCACAGGCTGAAGAGGAGATACACAGCGCCGTATACTGGTGCTACTATCTAGATAGAACAGTCAGCGCACTTCTCGTGCGACCTACAGCCCTGCCTAATCTTAACGTGTCTCCAACAGAGCTCATCGCATCTATGCAGCAGTCCGCGTACGACCCGTTGATCCGGATTCTACTCGATCTCGCGCAGATTCAAGGGCATTTGCTTGCATTTTCGTCGGATTTGAAACGGGCAGATTCCAGGTACATCTTGGATACTTGCAATATGATCGAGGAAAGGATGCACAGAATCTCGCAAGACTTACGAACC AGCCGCGAATCGCTCCCAGAAATGCTTAAATATGACTGGGTTGCCGCCGACTTCTGTTACTATGCAATCTACGTCGAAATCCTCCGAACACGTCTGAGATGCACATTCACCCCACTAGTACATAGGGAATGTCTAGTCTACGCTCGAAGATCCCTGGAAGCGTTTCGATTCCTTCAGCAACACCGTGCGGAGCTGGGGTTTGACGATCCATACCCATCCTTTCTGACCTG GACACTGCTTCTATACCCACTGAGCCCTTTCTTCGTCGTTTTCTGTAACATCATCGGAACACTAGACAAAGACGACCATGAACTCATCTACCAAATCACAACGGGTCTCTCGCAATTCAAGCGAGATTCGCATCTAGAAAAAGTTCTCAGCCTGCTCATCTCTCTCGAGCGACTTTGCGAGTCATTGTTCCACGAAGACGGAGAAGCATTGCCGGAGATGCAAAGACCGGTGGAGGCACTTCCCTCAATTCAAAGCCTTACAAATGCCGGTGATACGGATTTGGGACAGGATGTGTCGGGCTCTGACACAGGGGCTTCGGCTGATTGGCTTATGTGGCAGCTATTCAATAGTGAGGTGCCATTGGGGTGGCTTAACCCGGATTTTCCTATACTGTAA
- a CDS encoding uncharacterized protein (COG:S;~EggNog:ENOG410PQ2V;~InterPro:IPR006674,IPR003607;~PFAM:PF01966), whose translation MCPPLGAISAQLTDSTEFPECLPPDDLSRGAYKLAQSCLPPAILNHSVRVFRIGEWLAKISQSNWAYEKRSLLFVACILHDTGCATQFDGPQRFEVEGADAAANYLRQYKVADSDVHEVWQAIALHTSPGIAERISVLARLVRQAVLIDFGTQLDQESRDVRHAAEEAFPRLGIEKILGDVVVDQALRQPQKAPPASWPGVLLRAKREWPESDGVNKGF comes from the coding sequence ATGTGCCCACCACTCGGAGCAATATCTGCCCAATTAACTGATTCCACAGAATTCCCAGAATGTCTGCCACCAGATGATCTCTCCCGGGGCGCCTACAAGCTCGCACAATCATGCCTACCCCCCGCCATCTTGAACCACAGTGTCCGTGTCTTTCGTATTGGAGAATGGCTTGCCAAGATATCTCAGTCGAACTGGGCATACGAGAAAAGGAGTCTCCTTTTTGTGGCCTGCATCCTCCATGACACCGGCTGCGCCACTCAGTTCGATGGTCCCCAGCGTTTCGAAGTTGAAGGCGCTGATGCAGCCGCAAACTATCTTCGCCAATATAAAGTCGCCGACTCTGATGTACACGAAGTCTGGCAGGCTATTGCTCTGCACACCAGCCCGGGTATTGCGGAGCGTATCAGTGTTTTGGCCCGTCTTGTCCGTCAAGCGGTTCTTATCGACTTCGGTACCCAGTTGGATCAGGAAAGCCGGGATGTTCGACATGCTGCTGAGGAGGCATTTCCACGGCTTGGTATCGAAAAGATTCTAGGGGATGTTGTCGTTGACCAAGCATTGAGGCAGCCTCAAAAAGCACCGCCGGCTTCGTGGCCTGGCGTTTTGTTACGGGCAAAAAGGGAATGGCCCGAATCTGACGGTGTCAACAAGGGGTTTTGA